A window of the Lolium perenne isolate Kyuss_39 chromosome 7, Kyuss_2.0, whole genome shotgun sequence genome harbors these coding sequences:
- the LOC127300985 gene encoding uncharacterized protein isoform X3, giving the protein MTELMVILLPPLSFRAIFHLLLLCLRQMFGGGIRFGWGSGRWLIRPMQCVHARFSGVRGSPVADLLPEMLAGLATGSAVSLLQLCEGNSVGHSRGVMLPLHPPCRVAVLDLLCLQWVVIWSVEDHLKAVHAISCFYIASYCFD; this is encoded by the exons ATGACTGAATTGATG GTGATACTCCTTCCTCCTCTGTCCTTCAGAGCTATCTTCCACCTTCTGCTGCTTTGTCTGAGGCAGATGTTCGGAGGAGGCATTAGATTTGGTTGGGGAAGTGGACGGTGGCTCATTCGTCCGATG CAATGTGTTCATGCTAGATTCAGTGGTGTTCGTGGTTCTCCTGTAGCTGATCTTTTACCTGAGATGCTTGCCGGGCTGGCTACTGGTTCTGCGGTTTCTTTGCTGCAGCTTTGCGAAGGGAATTCTGTTGGCCATTCTCGTG GAGTGATGCTGCCTCTGCACCCTCCCTGCAGGGTCGCGGTTCTTGATCTCCTGTGCCTTCAGTGGGTGGTGATTTGG TCTGTTGAAGACCATCTTAAGGCCGTCCACGCCATTTCCTGTTTTTATATTGCTTCTTACTGTTTCGATTAG
- the LOC127300985 gene encoding uncharacterized protein isoform X1 produces the protein MTELMVILLPPLSFRAIFHLLLLCLRQMFGGGIRFGWGSGRWLIRPMQCVHARFSGVRGSPVADLLPEMLAGLATGSAVSLLQLCEGNSVGHSRGVMLPLHPPCRVAVLDLLCLQWVVIWVGHLRLLHMFLRFLIPLILMFLLYQLIRCFTVCAFSAFDVPALLLLMCTNCSFTTSHMAAFCFCTSSLLKTILRPSTPFPVFILLLTVSISDDPTSVCNLFYL, from the exons ATGACTGAATTGATG GTGATACTCCTTCCTCCTCTGTCCTTCAGAGCTATCTTCCACCTTCTGCTGCTTTGTCTGAGGCAGATGTTCGGAGGAGGCATTAGATTTGGTTGGGGAAGTGGACGGTGGCTCATTCGTCCGATG CAATGTGTTCATGCTAGATTCAGTGGTGTTCGTGGTTCTCCTGTAGCTGATCTTTTACCTGAGATGCTTGCCGGGCTGGCTACTGGTTCTGCGGTTTCTTTGCTGCAGCTTTGCGAAGGGAATTCTGTTGGCCATTCTCGTG GAGTGATGCTGCCTCTGCACCCTCCCTGCAGGGTCGCGGTTCTTGATCTCCTGTGCCTTCAGTGGGTGGTGATTTGGGTGGGTCATCTTCGCCTTCTGCATATGTTTCTGAGGTTTCTGATCCCGCTCATTctgatgtttctgttgtaccaattGATCCGCTGTTTCACAGTTTGTGCATTTTCTGCTTTTGATGTACCTGCTTTACTGTTATTGATGTGTACTAACTGCTCTTTCACGACTTCTCACATGGCTGCATTCTGCTTTTGTACGAGCAG TCTGTTGAAGACCATCTTAAGGCCGTCCACGCCATTTCCTGTTTTTATATTGCTTCTTACTGTTTCGATTAGTGATGATCCAACGTCTGTGTGTAATTTGTTTTATCTATAA
- the LOC127300985 gene encoding uncharacterized protein isoform X2 has protein sequence MTELMVILLPPLSFRAIFHLLLLCLRQMFGGGIRFGWGSGRWLIRPMQCVHARFSGVRGSPVADLLPEMLAGLATGSAVSLLQLCEGNSVGHSRGVMLPLHPPCRVAVLDLLCLQWVVIWVGHLRLLHMFLSLLKTILRPSTPFPVFILLLTVSISDDPTSVCNLFYL, from the exons ATGACTGAATTGATG GTGATACTCCTTCCTCCTCTGTCCTTCAGAGCTATCTTCCACCTTCTGCTGCTTTGTCTGAGGCAGATGTTCGGAGGAGGCATTAGATTTGGTTGGGGAAGTGGACGGTGGCTCATTCGTCCGATG CAATGTGTTCATGCTAGATTCAGTGGTGTTCGTGGTTCTCCTGTAGCTGATCTTTTACCTGAGATGCTTGCCGGGCTGGCTACTGGTTCTGCGGTTTCTTTGCTGCAGCTTTGCGAAGGGAATTCTGTTGGCCATTCTCGTG GAGTGATGCTGCCTCTGCACCCTCCCTGCAGGGTCGCGGTTCTTGATCTCCTGTGCCTTCAGTGGGTGGTGATTTGGGTGGGTCATCTTCGCCTTCTGCATATGTTTCTGAG TCTGTTGAAGACCATCTTAAGGCCGTCCACGCCATTTCCTGTTTTTATATTGCTTCTTACTGTTTCGATTAGTGATGATCCAACGTCTGTGTGTAATTTGTTTTATCTATAA